From Psychroflexus torquis ATCC 700755, the proteins below share one genomic window:
- a CDS encoding OmpA family protein produces the protein MENNTIKCEKCNQLLSTGNFENDEIKICKECLKKSKRKRFLLWSALLIVLLGVVGIYFSNGYKQVPKSTFEGIIDKDTLQLKQEVVKIEDTSNPEIASKIDKIGESITNIESFKRILQEKKQLTPIGLMFTIDSKMINKSDFVLLDFYIEQYQALNKGYLLIEGYTCDLGTKSHNLELSERRNYSVEKYLIAKGIPSSKIKTKSYGEKFFERRPIIEESRIENRRVNLSIIESKK, from the coding sequence ATGGAAAATAACACTATTAAATGCGAGAAATGTAATCAACTATTATCTACTGGTAATTTTGAAAATGATGAGATTAAAATTTGTAAAGAATGTTTAAAGAAGTCAAAAAGAAAGAGATTTTTATTATGGTCTGCATTACTGATTGTACTTTTAGGTGTGGTTGGAATTTATTTTTCAAATGGATATAAACAAGTGCCAAAATCTACTTTTGAAGGTATTATAGATAAAGATACATTACAACTTAAACAAGAAGTGGTTAAAATAGAAGATACGTCAAACCCTGAAATAGCTAGCAAGATTGACAAAATAGGTGAATCCATCACAAATATAGAATCATTTAAAAGAATTTTACAAGAAAAAAAACAGCTCACTCCAATTGGGCTAATGTTTACAATTGATTCAAAAATGATAAATAAATCAGATTTTGTTTTACTTGATTTTTATATAGAACAATATCAAGCCTTGAATAAAGGTTACCTGTTAATTGAGGGTTACACCTGTGACTTAGGAACTAAATCACATAATTTAGAATTATCTGAAAGAAGAAATTATTCAGTTGAAAAATATCTTATTGCAAAAGGAATACCTTCAAGTAAAATAAAAACAAAAAGTTATGGGGAAAAGTTTTTTGAGAGAAGACCAATTATAGAGGAAAGTAGGATTGAAAATAGGAGAGTGAATTTGTCAATAATAGAAAGTAAAAAATAG
- a CDS encoding imm11 family protein, giving the protein MKIYRLQKEYGFAELIPNDESLDIINEGFIGKPMKDDWNIPKMQWNLEESDIIGNFSFLAGLIPVINKNALEKLDKLITEECIELLPIAINNEKYFALNLLNIKSDILNIKKSKLEYFEDNSIMHINEYVFNDIGVEPIFKISQLTTHIFVTNVFKNIIEKEKLTGINFIDCKVKSKRWF; this is encoded by the coding sequence ATGAAAATATACAGACTACAAAAAGAATATGGTTTTGCAGAATTGATTCCAAATGATGAGAGCCTTGATATAATTAATGAAGGATTTATAGGTAAGCCAATGAAAGATGATTGGAATATTCCAAAAATGCAATGGAATTTAGAAGAATCAGATATTATAGGAAATTTTTCATTTTTAGCAGGTTTAATACCTGTTATTAATAAAAACGCTTTAGAAAAACTTGATAAGCTTATAACAGAAGAGTGTATTGAGTTACTACCGATAGCAATAAACAATGAAAAATATTTTGCATTAAATCTTTTAAATATTAAAAGTGATATTTTAAACATAAAGAAATCTAAACTAGAATATTTTGAGGACAATAGTATAATGCACATAAATGAATATGTTTTTAACGATATAGGTGTGGAACCAATTTTTAAAATATCTCAATTAACAACTCACATATTTGTAACTAATGTTTTTAAAAATATTATAGAAAAAGAAAAATTAACAGGAATTAATTTTATAGACTGTAAAGTCAAATCTAAAAGATGGTTTTAA
- a CDS encoding restriction endonuclease subunit S, with product MSKEMTTLGESCKFFNGKAHEKDIDVEGAFVVVNSKFISRDGKVRKNTRKQMFPLFEEDIVMVMSDVPNGKALAKCYIIEENNKYSLNQRICAIRTTEFNIGFLYYQLNRHSYFLAFNNGENQSNLRKGDILNCPLWKPPLSEQKQIVAILDKAFTAIEQAKANIEKNIVNAKELFQSKLNAIFSQKGDGWEERQIKDITTKIGSGATPRGGQSSYKESGISLIRSMNVHDDGFRDKKLAFIDDEQANKLSNVTIEENDVLLNITGASVARCCIVDKHFLPARVNQHVSIIRLKEGIMSNKFLHFALTSKETKSLLLGIGEQGATRQAITKVQIENFKIAFPSIIEA from the coding sequence ATGAGTAAAGAAATGACGACACTTGGCGAATCATGCAAGTTTTTTAACGGAAAAGCTCATGAAAAAGATATTGATGTTGAAGGTGCATTCGTAGTTGTAAATTCAAAGTTTATTTCAAGAGATGGCAAAGTCCGAAAAAATACAAGAAAACAAATGTTTCCTTTATTTGAGGAAGATATTGTAATGGTAATGAGTGACGTACCTAATGGTAAAGCACTTGCGAAATGTTACATAATTGAAGAAAATAATAAGTATTCTCTAAACCAAAGAATTTGCGCTATTCGGACAACAGAATTCAATATTGGTTTCCTTTATTATCAACTAAATAGGCACTCATATTTTCTAGCTTTTAATAATGGTGAAAATCAGTCTAACTTACGAAAAGGAGATATTCTAAATTGTCCTTTATGGAAACCACCACTTTCAGAACAAAAACAAATAGTAGCAATATTAGACAAAGCTTTTACTGCAATAGAGCAAGCCAAAGCCAATATTGAAAAAAACATAGTAAACGCAAAAGAGCTTTTTCAATCTAAATTGAATGCTATTTTTAGTCAAAAAGGAGATGGTTGGGAAGAGAGGCAAATAAAAGATATAACTACAAAAATTGGAAGTGGTGCTACACCTAGAGGAGGACAATCATCGTATAAAGAATCTGGAATATCTTTAATAAGAAGCATGAATGTTCATGATGACGGATTTCGTGATAAGAAACTAGCTTTTATTGATGATGAACAAGCAAATAAACTAAGTAATGTTACAATAGAAGAAAATGATGTTTTATTAAATATCACAGGTGCTTCTGTAGCAAGATGTTGTATTGTTGACAAACATTTTTTACCAGCGAGAGTAAATCAACACGTTTCAATAATTAGACTTAAGGAAGGAATTATGAGTAATAAATTTCTTCATTTTGCCTTAACATCTAAAGAAACTAAAAGCCTTTTATTAGGAATAGGAGAACAAGGAGCTACAAGACAGGCAATTACTAAAGTACAAATTGAAAATTTTAAAATTGCTTTTCCATCAATAATAGAAGCTTAA
- a CDS encoding DUF2971 domain-containing protein has translation MTEILYKYRSLDNFKNFVDIILKNRLYAAPYKDLNDPMEGQYYYQSGELNRSIRDKILAEKGTLRILSLSRVNNNQLMWSHYADGHKGIAVGVRIDEIKYDVQLIQYDGIATINESNYNSQTAKEILSHKLEVWGYEQEERVFQINQVFINVQIEEVIMGSRVSTQNNGLIRDLIDKINPSIRVLKAEDLFE, from the coding sequence ATGACCGAAATACTTTATAAATACAGAAGTTTAGATAACTTCAAAAACTTTGTAGACATTATTTTGAAAAACAGATTGTATGCTGCACCGTACAAAGATTTGAATGACCCAATGGAAGGGCAGTACTATTATCAAAGCGGAGAATTGAACAGGTCTATTAGAGATAAAATTCTTGCAGAAAAAGGCACCTTGAGAATTTTGTCTTTGTCAAGAGTAAATAATAATCAGCTAATGTGGTCGCATTATGCAGACGGTCATAAAGGAATTGCAGTTGGTGTTCGAATAGACGAGATAAAATATGATGTGCAGCTAATTCAATATGACGGTATTGCAACCATTAATGAGTCGAATTATAACAGTCAAACTGCTAAAGAAATTTTAAGTCATAAATTGGAAGTTTGGGGTTATGAACAAGAAGAACGTGTTTTTCAGATAAATCAAGTGTTCATTAACGTACAAATTGAAGAGGTTATAATGGGGAGCAGAGTCAGTACTCAAAATAATGGATTAATTCGTGACCTAATTGATAAAATAAATCCCAGTATCAGAGTTTTAAAAGCGGAAGATTTATTTGAATAA
- a CDS encoding AHH domain-containing protein, whose amino-acid sequence MKYRLYIYIILISIIQGCTYQPPKESTWIKTKNDYYIFAIENEYSYEWNGEHFERYIIGSGDLNVFIGDSLIKTLSLKNILFGAIDNDDVFEINKDRYIGKLKDGLFSGNGVLIKENEEIYIGEFNNGKPNGLLNYYRNGKLRYSGHWKFGVYNGTGIQYHQNGQTNDGIWINGVISGKTKIHYNNGEYYGYLLNGKPNEQGVISFLNGSKYDGNWKNGYFSGQGTFIDKKKDTIFGEWDNGLLNGYAEIISKNSYFSGAFEQGKLNGNGYYVYSDSSVYSGHFSNNKKEGYGDFLFNNKDLYQGEWKEDRFDGIGFYSYNNGDFYIGDWQDGIQNGTGTIETRLYKYTGDISSGVVSGYGEIDYKKEGDIYKGNFSQNIKSSLGTYFYKNGNKYEGEFQNDLFNGIGIFTYEDGSRYQGEFYNGKIYGEGSLYLKEGDSSLVITAIWNDEGKFPEEASILFPNGDLYEGTLKNGFPTDKGIWSTQKEREQNTVFNQSEESLSHRANEFYKKHQESINIFGDILGYIEIGAIVVTEIAILAAPITGGKSLVVAAISGGVAFGAKAGYASIQSLNALSSGIDAKEYYEEGDTAMAKKAAMKSAGYTTLAVISLGAPGVAGKTMSKTSRFITPVIKKTFKPLLIYNKTYGKRFIVKILQNGKVQKIVRTAKRFRMSISKQTLNAKESIRILKDKNNILKQLLAEPKSGSVLSQNMNAVGKKYIKGTQAHHIIGNDSRCASSVLLKQLLKTNKIDINNAINGMRLPGGHKDNGVKAYKTTTAKGQIHKGSHNCKYYDAVYEIMKNAKNQQQFIELLSKVKKEIYSGKISLNRINLKNTTFNTVRTK is encoded by the coding sequence ATGAAATATAGATTATATATATATATTATTCTGATAAGTATTATTCAGGGGTGTACTTATCAACCACCTAAAGAAAGTACTTGGATTAAAACTAAAAATGACTACTATATTTTTGCTATTGAAAATGAATATTCATACGAATGGAATGGTGAACATTTTGAAAGGTATATTATAGGTTCTGGTGATTTAAATGTTTTTATAGGTGATTCCTTAATTAAAACACTGTCATTAAAAAATATTTTATTCGGAGCAATAGACAATGATGATGTTTTTGAAATAAATAAAGATAGGTATATTGGAAAATTAAAGGATGGTTTGTTTAGTGGTAATGGAGTATTAATAAAAGAAAATGAAGAGATATACATAGGTGAGTTTAATAATGGAAAACCTAATGGTTTACTAAACTATTACAGGAATGGAAAGTTAAGATATTCTGGGCACTGGAAATTTGGGGTTTATAATGGTACAGGTATTCAATATCATCAAAATGGTCAAACTAACGATGGAATCTGGATAAATGGTGTGATTTCAGGGAAAACAAAAATACATTATAATAATGGTGAATATTATGGTTATCTGTTAAATGGAAAGCCTAATGAACAGGGTGTTATTTCTTTCTTGAATGGTAGTAAATATGATGGGAATTGGAAAAATGGATATTTTTCTGGGCAAGGTACATTTATAGATAAAAAAAAGGATACCATATTTGGGGAATGGGATAATGGTTTGCTAAATGGTTATGCAGAGATAATTTCAAAAAATTCATATTTCAGTGGTGCATTTGAACAAGGGAAATTAAATGGGAATGGGTATTATGTTTATTCTGATTCTTCAGTTTATAGCGGCCATTTTTCGAATAATAAAAAAGAAGGCTATGGGGATTTCTTATTTAATAATAAGGATTTATACCAAGGAGAATGGAAAGAAGACAGGTTTGATGGAATAGGATTTTATAGTTATAACAATGGAGATTTTTATATTGGAGATTGGCAAGATGGCATACAAAATGGGACAGGAACAATAGAAACAAGATTGTATAAATATACTGGAGATATTTCTTCTGGAGTGGTATCAGGTTATGGAGAGATTGACTACAAAAAAGAAGGAGATATTTACAAGGGTAATTTTTCTCAAAATATTAAATCTAGTTTAGGTACTTATTTTTATAAAAATGGGAACAAGTATGAAGGAGAGTTTCAGAATGACTTATTTAATGGCATTGGAATTTTTACATATGAAGACGGTAGTCGTTATCAGGGAGAGTTCTATAACGGCAAAATATATGGAGAAGGCTCTCTTTATCTTAAAGAGGGAGATTCTAGTCTTGTAATTACGGCTATATGGAATGATGAAGGTAAATTTCCAGAGGAAGCAAGCATTTTATTTCCTAATGGTGATTTATATGAAGGTACTTTGAAAAATGGATTTCCAACAGATAAAGGGATTTGGAGTACACAAAAAGAAAGAGAACAAAATACTGTATTTAATCAATCTGAAGAGAGTTTATCACATAGAGCTAATGAATTCTATAAAAAACATCAAGAATCAATTAATATATTTGGTGATATACTAGGGTATATTGAGATTGGAGCTATTGTAGTTACTGAAATAGCAATCTTAGCTGCACCAATTACAGGAGGTAAAAGTCTAGTTGTGGCCGCGATATCAGGAGGAGTTGCCTTTGGAGCTAAAGCTGGTTATGCAAGTATCCAAAGTCTGAATGCTTTATCGTCAGGTATTGATGCTAAAGAGTATTATGAAGAAGGAGATACTGCTATGGCTAAAAAAGCAGCAATGAAATCAGCAGGATATACAACTTTAGCAGTAATTTCTCTTGGAGCACCGGGAGTTGCCGGAAAGACAATGAGTAAAACAAGTAGGTTTATCACACCTGTGATAAAAAAAACGTTTAAACCATTACTTATTTATAACAAAACATACGGTAAGCGCTTTATTGTTAAAATATTACAGAATGGTAAAGTCCAAAAAATTGTTAGAACAGCAAAGCGTTTTAGAATGAGTATCAGTAAACAAACTCTAAATGCAAAAGAGAGTATTAGAATATTAAAAGATAAAAACAATATATTAAAACAATTACTAGCAGAGCCTAAAAGTGGAAGTGTTTTATCACAAAATATGAATGCTGTTGGTAAGAAATATATAAAAGGTACACAAGCTCATCATATAATTGGTAATGATTCTAGATGTGCTTCATCTGTACTTTTAAAACAATTATTAAAAACAAATAAAATAGATATAAATAATGCTATAAATGGTATGAGATTACCTGGGGGACATAAAGATAATGGAGTAAAAGCGTACAAAACAACTACAGCAAAAGGACAAATTCATAAAGGGAGTCATAACTGTAAATATTATGATGCAGTATATGAAATAATGAAAAACGCAAAAAATCAGCAACAATTTATTGAACTACTGAGTAAAGTAAAAAAGGAGATATATTCTGGAAAAATTTCACTAAACAGAATTAATTTAAAAAACACAACATTTAATACTGTAAGAACTAAATAA
- a CDS encoding DNA-deoxyinosine glycosylase, which yields MTLHQAIEKLLRQTGRPMTTQQIADELNKNKWYQKKDGSTIQAFQIYGRIRNYADIFDRDGSTVFLIGQPTTKTKAPTAKKPTAIKHLVKVNSTYSKASFDPISNSDTAILILGTMPGDKSLELGEYYGHPRNRFWKIISTITNNELPLTYSDKKELLLKFKIGIWDIAHKANRKGSLDSAIEDEEPNDLDDFIARHKNLKVIGFNGTKSETLFDKYFDRKSGLKYVYLPSTSPANTGIDFDNICKLWRQIFTK from the coding sequence ATGACATTACACCAAGCAATAGAAAAACTTTTACGACAAACTGGACGACCAATGACGACCCAGCAAATTGCTGACGAGTTGAATAAAAATAAATGGTATCAGAAAAAGGACGGTTCAACAATCCAAGCATTTCAAATTTACGGCAGGATAAGAAATTATGCAGATATTTTCGACCGTGACGGCTCAACAGTTTTTTTGATTGGACAACCAACTACTAAAACAAAAGCACCGACGGCGAAGAAGCCAACTGCCATAAAACATTTAGTAAAAGTAAATTCAACATATTCCAAAGCTTCCTTCGACCCCATTTCAAATTCTGACACAGCTATTTTGATTTTAGGAACTATGCCAGGCGACAAATCACTTGAACTTGGTGAATATTACGGACATCCAAGAAACAGATTTTGGAAAATTATCTCGACAATTACCAACAACGAATTACCGCTTACATATTCCGACAAAAAAGAACTTCTACTAAAATTTAAAATTGGAATTTGGGACATAGCTCACAAGGCGAACAGAAAAGGTAGCCTTGACAGTGCAATCGAAGACGAAGAACCAAATGACTTGGACGACTTTATCGCAAGACATAAGAATTTAAAAGTAATCGGCTTCAACGGGACAAAATCCGAAACACTTTTCGATAAGTATTTTGACAGAAAAAGTGGTTTAAAATATGTTTATTTACCAAGCACAAGTCCCGCAAACACTGGTATTGACTTTGACAACATTTGCAAATTATGGCGACAAATATTTACCAAATAA
- the tnpA gene encoding IS200/IS605 family transposase, whose amino-acid sequence MANTYTQLYFHIVFAVKGRNNLIAVRWKDELYKYITGIISNKNQKLMIINGMPNHVHLLIGTKPNCNLSDLVRDIKANSSKWINEKQFVNGKFEWQTGFGAFTVSQSAVNNVLDYIKNQEEHHQVKTFKEEYIGFLKSYNIEYKTEYLFTDD is encoded by the coding sequence ATGGCAAACACATACACACAATTGTATTTTCATATTGTTTTTGCAGTAAAAGGCAGAAATAATCTCATTGCGGTTAGGTGGAAAGATGAGTTGTATAAATACATTACAGGTATCATCTCTAATAAAAACCAAAAGCTCATGATTATTAATGGAATGCCTAATCATGTTCACTTATTAATTGGCACAAAACCCAATTGCAATTTATCCGATTTGGTAAGGGATATTAAAGCCAATTCATCTAAATGGATTAATGAAAAACAATTTGTAAATGGTAAATTTGAATGGCAAACAGGATTTGGAGCGTTTACGGTAAGTCAATCTGCTGTAAATAATGTTTTAGATTATATTAAAAATCAAGAAGAACACCATCAAGTAAAAACATTTAAAGAAGAATATATTGGTTTTTTAAAATCCTATAATATTGAATATAAAACGGAATATCTTTTTACAGATGATTAA
- a CDS encoding N-6 DNA methylase, translated as MFEQTFKNIDDLLYKDSGSDSELDYIGQTSWVLFLRYLDELERDKADEAELKGEEYSFILAEEYRWPNWAMPKDAEGKIDHHVAMTGVDLVQFVDGKLFPYLAKFKQEADNANTIEYKIGEIFSELKNKIQSGYNLREILEYADELPFRGSTDKHELSHLYETKIKNMGNAGRNGGQYYTPRPLIRAMIKVVDPQIGEKVYDAAAGSCGFLVEAYDYMYQRMDKTTDNLKTLQEDTLYGKEKKNLAYVIGIMNMILHGIEAPNIVHTNTLGENIRDIQEKNRYHVILANPPFGGKERAEVQQNFDIKTGETASLFLQHFIKSLKIGGKAAIVIKNTFLSNADNASISLRKHLLESCNLHTILDMPSGTFTGAGVKTVVLFFQKGEPTKKIWYYQLDAGRNMGKTNPLNDEDMAEFITIYKEKSNTEKSWIFNVNDMDGTNFDLAPKNPNKLEEEALRSPEVILEEMHTLDEETSSILSNIKELIS; from the coding sequence ATGTTCGAACAAACATTTAAAAATATAGATGACCTATTATACAAAGATTCAGGGTCTGATAGTGAACTAGATTACATAGGGCAAACCTCTTGGGTACTATTCTTACGTTATTTAGACGAGTTAGAGCGAGACAAAGCTGATGAAGCTGAACTAAAAGGTGAAGAGTACAGTTTTATTTTAGCAGAAGAATACCGCTGGCCAAATTGGGCAATGCCGAAAGATGCAGAAGGAAAAATAGACCACCATGTTGCAATGACTGGTGTAGACTTAGTACAGTTTGTAGACGGAAAACTATTCCCATATTTGGCAAAGTTTAAGCAAGAAGCAGATAACGCTAATACCATTGAATATAAGATTGGTGAAATATTCTCTGAGCTTAAAAACAAAATACAATCTGGTTACAATCTACGAGAGATTTTAGAATACGCAGACGAACTCCCTTTTCGTGGTTCAACGGACAAACATGAGTTAAGTCACTTGTACGAGACCAAGATTAAGAACATGGGGAATGCAGGTAGAAATGGTGGACAATACTACACACCAAGGCCGCTAATTCGTGCCATGATTAAAGTGGTTGACCCACAAATAGGAGAAAAAGTCTATGATGCAGCAGCAGGTTCTTGTGGTTTCTTGGTGGAAGCTTATGATTACATGTATCAGCGCATGGATAAAACAACCGATAATCTTAAAACATTACAAGAAGATACTTTATACGGCAAAGAGAAAAAGAATTTGGCGTATGTAATTGGAATTATGAATATGATTCTGCACGGTATTGAAGCACCAAATATTGTACATACTAATACATTAGGTGAAAACATACGAGATATACAAGAGAAAAACAGATACCATGTAATTTTGGCAAACCCACCATTTGGAGGAAAAGAACGAGCAGAGGTACAGCAAAATTTTGATATAAAAACAGGAGAAACTGCTTCATTGTTTTTACAACATTTTATTAAAAGTTTAAAGATAGGAGGTAAAGCTGCAATCGTTATTAAAAACACTTTTTTAAGTAATGCGGATAACGCTTCTATTTCGTTGAGAAAACACTTATTGGAGAGTTGTAATCTACATACTATTTTAGACATGCCTTCAGGTACATTTACAGGAGCTGGTGTAAAAACAGTAGTCTTATTTTTCCAAAAAGGGGAACCTACTAAAAAGATTTGGTATTATCAATTAGATGCAGGTAGAAATATGGGTAAAACCAATCCTTTAAATGATGAGGATATGGCTGAGTTTATTACTATTTATAAAGAAAAATCAAATACAGAAAAATCTTGGATTTTTAATGTAAATGATATGGATGGAACTAATTTTGATTTAGCACCAAAAAACCCAAATAAACTTGAGGAAGAAGCGTTACGCAGTCCAGAAGTAATCTTAGAAGAGATGCATACACTTGACGAAGAAACAAGTTCAATTTTATCTAACATTAAAGAACTTATTTCATGA